A stretch of the Clostridium botulinum genome encodes the following:
- a CDS encoding ABC transporter substrate binding protein — translation MIKKIFKVNKKSKFTNYITILMGIVILSFYCTSKVYAMEWKNVLILNSYNEGLEWTRNIEKGIYSVLKDEYEINLFHEYMDTKNLDYEEYLTMLNKLYEEKYSNKKLDLIICCDNDALNFVMNCKKDFLKKPPVVFCGINEFEKSMIKNRSNCTGVVEKIDIEATVDGIFQLQPNTKNIIVITDSSTTGRKSEEMARNAIGKYKDIEKVYFYRDITQSEFYENISNFKDNTVLLDIGQFKGENGTMLSFSKTNYVLNRCKLPVYVCWRFLVDDNIMGGKVISGYTQGTLAGKISMKVLKGVDIEEIPIIKQCPSRYIFNYEELIEHGIDMSNIPTGATIINKPSSFYENNKVFILSVGGVILILLLSIIILFMNIKRRVQSEKQLMDNYEQLTNVYEEVFEKEEQLKINYCELKNSQEKLRKSKEKYKLAIEGANDAIWEWDVKKDTFFVSKKWTNITGYKLKDSCYIKNRNFFKQIVVKQDYHILVKKLKNILRGKSLYLDVDCEIKDSLNHKKWITVKGKALKDKKGNTIKIAGSITDITERKKSNKKIEFLAYNDILTGLPNRIAFLKTAYKKIEEVKLCNKIGAMIFIDIDNFKNVNDTLGHDYGNELLKQVSKRISDVLSDNEIFYRLSGDEFLILQCGCNEVDYIKNIADMVLGTFNKSFNIGNEYIYTSASMGISLFPKDNVSQSILLKNADIAMYKAKELGKNTYLFYDISMSEDIIRKTQLEEGLRYAIDRDELKLVYQPQVDAITGKIKGGEVLLRWISPKFGFVSPSEFIPVAEKSGLINSIGKWILKKACLKSKQWLEKYNNKVSISVNVSVIQLQQEEFLQDLKDILHETKLPPETLELEITESVMMDCDKEILDKLNDIRKLGVKIALDDFGTGYSSLSYLRTLPINKVKLDKAFIDRIHINKSDKFIVENIIHLAHGIGFNVIAEGVELKEQLEILNEGKCDEIQGYYFSKPVTGEEFDKLLKNKYIIR, via the coding sequence TTGATAAAAAAGATATTTAAGGTAAATAAAAAGTCAAAGTTTACTAATTATATAACTATTCTTATGGGAATAGTAATACTTAGTTTTTATTGTACTTCAAAAGTTTATGCTATGGAATGGAAAAATGTTTTGATATTAAATTCTTATAATGAAGGGTTAGAATGGACTCGTAATATAGAAAAAGGTATATATAGTGTTTTAAAGGATGAGTATGAAATAAATTTGTTTCATGAATATATGGATACAAAAAATTTAGATTATGAAGAATATTTAACTATGCTCAATAAACTTTATGAAGAAAAATATTCCAATAAAAAGCTAGATTTAATAATATGTTGTGACAATGATGCTTTAAATTTTGTGATGAATTGTAAAAAAGACTTTCTAAAAAAACCACCAGTTGTATTTTGTGGAATAAATGAATTTGAAAAGTCTATGATTAAGAATAGAAGTAATTGTACCGGTGTAGTGGAGAAAATAGATATAGAAGCTACTGTAGATGGAATTTTTCAACTACAACCTAATACTAAAAATATTATAGTTATAACTGATAGTTCTACTACAGGTAGAAAAAGTGAAGAAATGGCTAGAAATGCTATTGGTAAATATAAGGATATTGAAAAAGTATATTTTTATAGAGATATAACTCAAAGTGAATTTTATGAAAATATAAGTAATTTTAAAGATAATACTGTTTTATTAGATATAGGACAATTTAAAGGAGAAAATGGTACAATGTTATCATTTTCCAAAACTAATTATGTGTTAAATAGGTGTAAGTTGCCTGTATATGTATGTTGGAGATTTTTGGTGGATGATAATATTATGGGTGGCAAAGTTATATCAGGCTACACCCAAGGAACATTAGCAGGAAAGATTTCTATGAAAGTCTTAAAGGGAGTAGATATAGAGGAAATACCTATAATAAAGCAATGTCCTAGTAGATATATTTTCAATTATGAAGAACTTATAGAGCATGGTATAGATATGAGTAATATACCAACAGGGGCTACTATAATTAATAAACCATCATCTTTTTATGAAAATAATAAAGTTTTTATATTGAGTGTTGGTGGAGTCATATTAATATTATTATTATCTATAATAATATTGTTTATGAACATAAAAAGAAGAGTTCAAAGTGAAAAGCAATTAATGGACAATTATGAACAATTAACGAATGTATATGAAGAAGTATTTGAAAAAGAAGAACAACTTAAAATTAACTATTGTGAACTTAAAAATAGCCAAGAGAAATTAAGAAAAAGTAAGGAAAAGTATAAACTTGCTATTGAGGGAGCAAATGATGCTATATGGGAGTGGGATGTAAAAAAGGATACATTTTTTGTATCTAAAAAATGGACAAATATAACTGGATATAAATTAAAGGATAGTTGTTATATTAAGAATAGAAATTTTTTCAAGCAGATAGTAGTAAAGCAAGATTATCATATTCTCGTGAAAAAATTAAAAAATATTTTACGAGGAAAGAGTCTTTATCTTGATGTAGATTGTGAAATAAAGGATAGTTTAAATCATAAAAAGTGGATTACGGTAAAGGGGAAAGCTTTAAAAGATAAAAAGGGAAATACTATTAAAATAGCAGGTTCTATAACTGATATAACGGAGCGAAAAAAATCAAATAAGAAAATAGAATTTTTAGCATATAATGATATTTTAACAGGACTTCCTAATAGAATTGCTTTTTTAAAAACAGCGTATAAAAAAATAGAAGAAGTTAAACTTTGTAATAAAATAGGGGCTATGATTTTTATAGATATTGACAATTTTAAAAATGTTAATGACACATTGGGTCACGATTATGGGAATGAACTTTTAAAGCAAGTAAGTAAAAGAATATCTGATGTATTAAGTGATAATGAGATATTTTATAGATTAAGCGGAGATGAATTTTTAATATTACAGTGTGGATGTAATGAAGTTGATTATATAAAGAATATTGCTGATATGGTCTTAGGCACATTTAATAAATCATTTAATATAGGAAATGAGTATATATATACAAGTGCTAGTATGGGGATAAGTTTATTTCCAAAAGATAATGTAAGTCAAAGTATATTATTAAAGAATGCTGATATAGCTATGTATAAGGCAAAAGAATTAGGTAAAAATACATACTTATTTTATGATATAAGTATGTCAGAAGATATAATAAGAAAAACACAACTAGAAGAAGGTCTTAGATATGCTATTGATAGAGACGAACTCAAATTAGTTTATCAACCACAGGTAGATGCTATTACTGGAAAGATTAAAGGGGGAGAAGTATTACTAAGGTGGATAAGTCCTAAGTTTGGATTTGTATCCCCAAGTGAGTTTATTCCAGTTGCAGAAAAATCAGGACTAATAAATTCAATTGGAAAATGGATATTAAAGAAAGCATGTTTAAAAAGTAAACAATGGTTAGAAAAGTATAATAATAAAGTCAGTATATCTGTAAATGTTTCAGTTATACAATTACAGCAAGAAGAGTTTTTACAAGATTTAAAAGATATATTGCATGAAACAAAGTTACCACCTGAAACTTTGGAATTAGAAATTACTGAAAGTGTAATGATGGATTGCGATAAAGAGATTTTAGATAAATTAAATGATATAAGAAAACTTGGAGTAAAGATAGCGCTAGATGATTTTGGAACAGGATATTCTTCTTTAAGTTATTTAAGGACGCTTCCTATAAATAAAGTGAAGTTAGACAAAGCGTTTATTGATAGAATTCATATAAATAAAAGTGATAAATTTATAGTGGAAAATATAATTCATTTAGCACATGGAATAGGTTTTAACGTAATTGCTGAAGGAGTAGAATTAAAAGAGCAACTTGAAATATTAAATGAAGGTAAGTGTGATGAAATACAAGGCTATTATTTTAGTAAACCTGTTACAGGAGAAGAGTTTGATAAATTATTAAAAAATAAATATATAATAAGATAA